From Cydia fagiglandana chromosome 6, ilCydFagi1.1, whole genome shotgun sequence, the proteins below share one genomic window:
- the LOC134664967 gene encoding 28S rRNA (cytosine-C(5))-methyltransferase, whose product MFEHSVKVPRHYKVAANIFKKVSTEGGSVKTLLYDDKLRHFRTNVLYALITETIKHAADIDKMFESSGLITNEPRLDPWLAKVLTTELLFGKKALPGKSKPEQTIRSYLEKFEKYTADHPEDSKTEAIRRPRYVRINTNLLTTSDAIRAFQDEEYRFVRCTSGSYNDYLEQIKGLGEYDFTQDYHVKTVFVFSSGTKLHEHELYLENKIILQDKATALAVHVLAPPPGSIALDMCAAPGMKTTQLAAYMRNEGKIYAVEQNEQRYKTLCDFVEKTGSKCVETINKDALALRRGDYDDVEYILLDPSCSGSGMELCVHNYIEPARLAKLTSLQEKFLKHAMNAFPNAKRIVYSTCSLFPEENERVVTNVVKTSRTKWRVQDVKELLKGQWNNFGSAMYGSMGARCLYAKPDTDYTTGFFLAVLDRDQKDFERKANKEKESKVNNEDENEATEEVNKKKHKQIKKPDETNEDNDEIASNKVKKKKKKTRENNENDVQNNDNNESEITYTENEDVTKKKKKRKHERHENDEQNNESEIAVNAESNENVPKKKKKRKSDSDKNYDQNNDTVINESEMINNDGNGDVLKKKKKKHKNQDVRDSEIMMNTEDSDDIPKKKEKHKHKNEINEDSLENRDIGEKVKEKKKKKKKDKDLQEA is encoded by the exons ATGTTTGAACATTCTGTAAAAGTGCCGAGACATTACAAGGTTGCTGctaatatttttaagaaagtttCCACTGAAGGCGGTAGCGTCAAAACATTGTTGTACGACGACAAACTTCGTCACTTT AGAACTAATGTGCTGTATGCACTGATAACAGAAACAATCAAACATGCTGCTGATATTGACAAAATGTTTGAAAGTAGTGGCCTTATCACAAATGAGCCTCGCCTAGACCCCTGGCTAGCGAAAGTGTTAACGACTGAGCTGTTGTTTGGCAAAAAAGCTCTCCCAGGGAAAAGCAAACCTGAACAAACAATACGGTCATACCTAGAGAAATTCGAAAAATACACTGCTGATCATCCTGAAGATTCAAAAACTGAAg CCATCCGCAGACCACGCTACGTTCGCATCAACACCAACCTCCTGACCACGTCCGATGCCATTAGAGCCTTCCAAGATGAGGAGTACCGCTTCGTGAGGTGCACATCGGGCTCCTACAATGATTATCTGGAACAGATAAAGGGCCTCGGCGAGTACGACTTTACACAG GACTATCATGTGAAGACGGTGTTTGTGTTTTCTTCGGGTACCAAGCTACATGAACATGAGCTGTATTTGGAGAACAAGATCATACTGCAGGATAAG GCAACAGCACTGGCAGTACATGTACTGGCCCCTCCCCCCGGCAGCATAGCCTTGGACATGTGCGCGGCACCAGGCATGAAGACCACGCAGCTCGCTGCCTACATGAGGAACGAG GGTAAAATCTATGCAGTAGAGCAAAACGAACAGAGATACAAGACTCTATGCGACTTCGTAGAGAAGACTGGGTCCAAATGCGTGGAGACCATAAACAAAGATGCTCTAGCACTGAGGAGGGGAGACTACGATGACGTCGAGTACATCCTTCTGGACCCCAGCTGTTCTGGATcag GCATGGAACTCTGCGTACACAACTACATCGAACCAGCCCGTCTGGCCAAGCTGACGTCTCTACAAGAGAAATTCCTAAAGCATGCCATGAACGCCTTTCCCAACGCCAAGAGAATAGTCTATAGCACTTGCTCCCTCTTTCCCGAAGAGAATGAAAGAGTTGTCACTAATGTCGTAAAGACTTCAAGAACTAAGTGGAGAGTGCAAGATGTAAAGGAATTATTAAAAGGGCAATGGAATAATTTTGGATCTGCCATGTATGGAAGCATGGGTGCTAGGTGTTTGTACGCTAAGCCAGATACTGATTACACGACTGGGTTTTTCTTAGCTGTGCTAGATAGAGATCAGAAGGATTTTGAGAGGAAAGCTAATAAAGAGAAGgaaagtaaagtaaataatgAAGATGAGAATGAAGCCACTGAAgaagtaaataaaaagaaacACAAGCAAATTAAGAAACCGGATGAGACAAATGAAGATAATGACGAAATTGCTTCAAACAaagtaaaaaagaaaaagaagaagacaCGTGAGAATAATGAAAACGATGTGCAAAACAATGATAATAATGAATCCGAAATAACATATACAGAAAATGAAGACGTAACGAAGAAAAAGAAAAAGCGGAAACATGAAAGGCATGAAAATGATGAACAAAACAATGAATCAGAAATAGCTGTAAATGCAGAAAGCAATGAAAATGTTCCGAAGAAAAAGAAGAAACGGAAATCTGATAGTGATAAAAACTATGACCAGAACAATGATACTGTTATTAATGAATCCGAAATGATAAATAATGATGGTAATGGCGACGTActaaagaaaaagaagaagaaacatAAAAATCAAGATGTGAGGGACTCTGAAATTATGATGAATACAGAAGATAGTGATGACATTCCCAAGAAAAAGgaaaaacataaacataaaaatgAAATCAATGAAGATTCTTTAGAAAATCGCGACATTGgagagaaagttaaggaaaagaaaaaaaagaagaaaaaggaTAAGGATTTACAAGAGGCCTAG
- the LOC134664983 gene encoding leucine-rich repeat-containing protein 23-like produces the protein MLKSRFAIQVAGKEKAQRSQESSTPELREQGQGTEETIGLPEYAKRRLKRSEVSVRLSFLGKTAEGDGYTYLKATITNLNLTDISAIKCFPHLQFLDVSNNHLQQKALEVIKDLPHLVLIQADTNSLISAALPRMKYLQVIIMNGNYLKSVHDVYQPELSTLEVADNKIEKIHFDNRMPTIRCLDFRHNHIQDISNVNFPNLDSLYLAGNKITSLVGIENLVNLRILHVRGNPIKLLDGFSEANEKLEYINLRACKVRTLIQVKKLKVLPNLQTLIMKGCPYMGGTGQDNAAAEEDEAGIRVEILATLLRLKRINKELVTPEERAEAKELMVQWLAEGKEDEEELPEEETEEHDEDY, from the exons ATGTTGAAATCCCGATTTGCTATTCAAGTGGCAGGAAAAGAAAAA GCACAAAGGAGCCAAGAGTCAAGCACACCAGAGTTAAGGGAGCAGGGA CAGGGTACAGAGGAGACAATCGGTCTCCCTGAATATGCGAAGAGACGGCTGAAGCGCTCTGAGGTCAGCGTCCGATTGAGCTTTCTCGGCAAGACTGCTGAAGGCGACGG ATACACCTACCTGAAAGCTACAATAACAAACCTAAATCTAACAGACATCAGCGCTATCAAATGCTTCCCACATCTACAATTCCTGGACGTATCCAACAACCATCTACAGCAAAAGGCCCTTGAAGTCATTAAAGACCTTCCCCACCTCGTCCTTATACAAGCTGACACAAACTCACTCATCTCCGCTGCTTTGCCAAGAATGAAATACCTTCAAGTTATTATTATGAACGGCAACTATTTGAAATCGGTTCACGACGTCTACCAACCAGAATTGAGCACTCTCGAGGTAGCGGATAATAAAATAGAAAAGATACATTTCGACAATAGAATGCCAACTATTCGATGCCTCGATTTTCGTCACAATCATATTCAAGATATAAGCAATGTGAATTTCCCAAACTTGGACAGTTTGTATTTAGCTGGGAATAAAATAACAAGTCTAGTTGGTATAGAGAATCTGGTGAATTTGAGAATATTGCATGTTCGTGGTAATCCGATAAAATTGTTAGACGGTTTCAGTGAGGCTAATGagaaattggaatacattaatCTGAGAGCTTGTAAGGTGCGGACGTTAATACAAGTGAAGAAGTTAAAG GTGTTACCAAACCTACAAACGTTGATAATGAAAGGTTGCCCATATATGGGTGGTACAGGGCAAGACAATGCTGCAGCGGAGGAAGACGAGGCCGGCATCCGAGTCGAGATTTTAGCCACGCTACTGCGACTCAAGAGGATCAACAAGGAACTCGTCACTCCTGAGGAGAG GGCCGAAGCAAAAGAGCTGATGGTGCAATGGCTAGCAGAAGGGAAAGAAGACGAAGAAGAGTTGCCTGAAGAAGAAACCGAGGAACATGATGAAGATTATTAA